One segment of Mycoplasma sp. E35C DNA contains the following:
- the rpoC gene encoding DNA-directed RNA polymerase subunit beta', whose protein sequence is MDKLNKKNKTKRIRGLQISIASAEEMRSWSHGEVKKPETINYKSLKPETDGLFDEAIFGPVKDFECACGKYKKIKHRGRTCEKCGVEITEAIVRRERMGHIDLAVPVAHIWMTKELPSPSKISLVLDVSYKEVEEVVYFVNYIVLNPGNSQNPVFKFKEVLDLSGKGSKSSRIKLRKVLREIKDKHQNDKHSIVYRRASDYYNKLKESTLPFSIDEVAKFIEAHAGIKLGIGAEAILELLEGVDLQKEYDAINEELKAYSKEKLNSTKGEKEDQKVKRALRRLETIKWLKESGIKASNMILKVIPVTPPDTRPIIQLDGARFTTSDINNFYRRIIIRNERLKKIIELKAPSIILNNEKRMLQEVVDALFDNSSRKKPITAKDKRPLKSLTDRLKGKQGLFRQNLLGKRVDYSGRSVIVIGPELKMYEVGIPAPMILKLFKPFIIRELIRRFNDDGQEIKPIAPNIKIAEQMIAQKAERIWEIVDKVIKERPVLLNRAPTLHRLGIQAFEPKIVDGKAIRLHPLVTTAFNADFDGDQMAVHVPISKEAVAEARAIMLASWHILGPKDGKPVATPTQDMVLGNYYLTTEKRGQKGEGMIFTSFDQVILAHEANQVSVHALIGLRTKSMPKKPFKKDGILITTVGKAIMNSIMPEEMIFLNDGDNLLDLDDSNIVLPGEDFKAKLAKRPIYKPFGKKTLSKIIEILYKNFPLPKVPEILDKIKEFGFKYSTLSSTTISVFDIPKYDDKSKYITEADLEIIRLKRMYEKGLLTDDERYTRVIRLWSEVKDNVSSDIKQIITRPEYKDNSIVVIADSGARGNISNFTQLFGMRGLMSKSYNYDQKIKSQVIRDTIEVPIKHSFIEGLTINEYFNSSYGARKGMTDIAMKTSKSGYMTRKLVDAAQEVIINDSDCNTNKGIVVSSIYNSLDGGIVETLAERIATRYTIDPIVDEKTGEVLVEANSLITSEAAERIAKANVTKAFIRSPIYCQSVKGLCQKCFGNDLTTNDLVQIGTAIGVIAAQSIGEPGTQLTMRTFHTGGAANEGNITQGFERLKQIFDVVAPKEWELAKIAENEGVVQSISANEYERIISVKNQIGELEEYRVPLDSVIRVEPNQDVYPGLKLTEGSIDIKQLLRVAGIETVRQYFLEEVQKVYRLQGIEIADKYIEVTIRQLTNKLQIIDVGDSNYFVGQTVDINQFRKETTKMLMANKRPAVAINQVFGLDEAPAKTGSFLSAASFQDTKKILTDAAVKNQIDYLVGLKENVILGNLIPAGTGFMSSEEIIKAGEDALEKEY, encoded by the coding sequence ATGGATAAACTGAACAAGAAAAATAAAACAAAACGCATTCGTGGATTACAAATCTCAATCGCTTCAGCCGAAGAAATGCGTTCATGATCTCATGGTGAAGTTAAAAAACCAGAAACGATCAATTACAAATCATTAAAACCAGAAACTGATGGTTTATTTGATGAAGCAATTTTTGGTCCTGTTAAAGACTTTGAATGTGCTTGTGGTAAGTATAAAAAGATCAAACACCGTGGCCGAACTTGTGAAAAATGTGGTGTAGAAATCACTGAAGCAATCGTAAGAAGAGAACGTATGGGTCATATTGATCTAGCCGTTCCTGTTGCTCACATCTGGATGACTAAAGAATTACCTTCACCTTCAAAGATTTCATTAGTATTAGATGTTTCATATAAAGAAGTTGAAGAAGTAGTTTATTTCGTAAACTACATCGTTTTAAACCCAGGGAATTCACAAAACCCTGTCTTTAAGTTCAAAGAAGTATTAGATCTATCAGGTAAGGGATCAAAATCTTCAAGAATTAAATTACGTAAAGTTTTACGTGAAATTAAAGATAAACACCAAAATGACAAACACTCAATCGTTTATCGTAGAGCGAGTGATTATTACAACAAACTGAAAGAATCAACATTACCATTCTCAATTGATGAAGTGGCAAAATTCATCGAAGCGCACGCTGGTATTAAACTAGGTATTGGTGCAGAAGCTATCCTTGAATTATTAGAAGGTGTTGATCTACAAAAAGAATATGATGCAATTAATGAAGAATTAAAAGCATATTCTAAAGAAAAACTAAATAGCACTAAGGGTGAAAAAGAAGACCAAAAAGTTAAACGTGCTTTACGTCGATTAGAAACCATCAAGTGATTAAAAGAATCTGGAATCAAAGCTTCAAATATGATCTTGAAGGTAATTCCAGTAACTCCTCCTGACACTCGTCCAATTATTCAATTAGATGGTGCTAGATTTACTACAAGTGATATTAATAACTTCTATCGTAGAATTATTATCCGTAACGAACGTTTAAAGAAGATTATTGAACTAAAAGCGCCATCAATTATTCTTAATAACGAAAAACGGATGTTACAAGAAGTTGTTGATGCATTATTTGACAACTCATCACGTAAAAAACCAATTACAGCTAAGGACAAACGTCCATTAAAATCACTAACTGATCGCTTAAAAGGTAAGCAAGGGTTATTCAGACAAAACTTATTAGGTAAGCGTGTAGACTACTCTGGTCGTTCAGTTATTGTAATTGGTCCAGAACTAAAAATGTATGAAGTAGGAATTCCTGCTCCAATGATTTTAAAATTGTTCAAACCATTCATTATTCGTGAATTAATTCGTCGTTTTAATGATGATGGACAAGAAATCAAACCAATTGCACCAAACATTAAGATTGCTGAACAAATGATTGCTCAAAAAGCAGAACGCATTTGGGAAATTGTTGATAAAGTAATTAAAGAACGCCCTGTTTTATTAAACCGTGCGCCAACATTACACCGTCTAGGGATTCAAGCATTTGAACCTAAGATTGTTGATGGTAAAGCAATTAGATTACACCCATTAGTAACAACAGCGTTCAACGCCGACTTCGACGGTGACCAGATGGCTGTTCACGTGCCGATTTCAAAAGAAGCGGTTGCAGAAGCTAGAGCAATCATGTTAGCTTCATGACATATTCTAGGTCCAAAAGATGGTAAGCCGGTTGCTACTCCAACTCAAGACATGGTGTTGGGTAACTACTACTTAACAACTGAAAAACGTGGTCAAAAAGGTGAAGGAATGATCTTTACTAGCTTTGATCAGGTAATTTTAGCTCATGAAGCTAACCAAGTTTCAGTTCATGCTTTAATTGGTTTAAGAACTAAATCAATGCCTAAAAAACCATTTAAAAAAGATGGAATTTTAATTACCACAGTTGGTAAGGCGATCATGAACTCAATCATGCCAGAAGAAATGATCTTCTTAAATGATGGTGATAACTTATTAGATCTAGATGACTCAAACATCGTTTTACCAGGTGAAGATTTCAAAGCTAAATTAGCAAAACGTCCAATCTACAAACCATTTGGTAAGAAGACATTGTCTAAGATTATTGAAATTCTTTATAAGAATTTCCCACTTCCAAAAGTTCCTGAAATTCTTGATAAAATTAAAGAATTTGGTTTCAAATACTCAACCTTATCTTCAACAACAATCTCAGTATTTGATATTCCTAAATATGACGATAAATCTAAATATATCACCGAAGCTGATTTAGAAATTATCCGTCTAAAACGCATGTATGAAAAAGGGTTATTAACTGATGATGAACGTTATACTCGTGTAATTCGTTTATGATCAGAAGTTAAGGACAACGTATCTAGTGATATTAAACAAATCATTACTCGTCCAGAATACAAAGATAACTCAATTGTTGTAATCGCTGACTCTGGTGCTCGTGGTAACATTTCAAACTTTACCCAATTATTCGGGATGCGGGGATTGATGTCTAAGTCATATAACTATGACCAAAAGATTAAATCTCAAGTAATTCGTGATACCATTGAAGTTCCAATTAAACACTCATTCATTGAAGGTTTAACCATCAATGAATACTTCAACTCATCATACGGTGCTCGTAAGGGTATGACCGATATTGCGATGAAAACATCAAAATCAGGTTATATGACTCGTAAGCTAGTTGATGCTGCACAAGAAGTAATCATTAATGATTCTGACTGTAATACTAATAAAGGTATTGTGGTTTCATCAATCTACAACTCATTAGATGGTGGTATTGTTGAAACGTTAGCTGAAAGAATTGCAACAAGATATACAATCGATCCAATCGTTGATGAAAAAACTGGTGAAGTTTTAGTTGAAGCAAATTCATTGATTACAAGTGAAGCTGCTGAAAGAATTGCTAAAGCAAATGTAACCAAAGCATTCATTCGTTCACCAATCTATTGTCAATCTGTTAAGGGGTTATGTCAAAAGTGTTTTGGTAATGACTTAACAACAAATGACTTAGTTCAAATCGGAACAGCAATCGGGGTGATCGCTGCACAATCAATCGGTGAACCTGGTACGCAATTAACCATGAGAACGTTCCACACTGGGGGTGCTGCGAACGAAGGTAACATTACTCAAGGGTTTGAACGTCTAAAACAAATCTTTGACGTAGTTGCTCCTAAAGAATGAGAATTAGCAAAAATTGCTGAAAACGAAGGTGTTGTTCAATCAATTAGTGCTAACGAATACGAACGTATTATTTCAGTAAAAAACCAAATTGGTGAACTAGAAGAATACCGTGTGCCGTTAGATTCTGTAATTCGTGTTGAACCTAACCAAGATGTATATCCAGGATTAAAACTAACCGAAGGTTCAATCGACATCAAACAATTATTAAGAGTTGCTGGTATTGAAACTGTAAGACAATACTTCTTAGAAGAAGTTCAAAAAGTATACCGCTTACAAGGGATTGAAATTGCTGATAAATACATCGAAGTGACAATCCGTCAATTAACTAACAAACTTCAAATCATTGATGTTGGTGATTCTAACTACTTCGTTGGTCAAACTGTTGACATCAACCAATTTAGAAAAGAAACAACTAAGATGTTAATGGCTAACAAACGTCCAGCTGTGGCAATCAACCAAGTATTTGGTTTAGATGAAGCTCCAGCTAAGACTGGTTCATTCTTATCAGCTGCTTCATTCCAAGACACCAAGAAGATCTTAACTGACGCTGCTGTGAAGAACCAAATTGACTACTTAGTGGGTCTTAAAGAAAACGTAATTCTAGGGAATTTAATCCCAGCTGGAACTGGATTCATGAGTTCAGAAGAAATTATCAAAGCTGGTGAAGATGCTCTTGAAAAAGAATATTAA